A genomic segment from Necator americanus strain Aroian chromosome III, whole genome shotgun sequence encodes:
- a CDS encoding hypothetical protein (NECATOR_CHRIII.G13081.T1) translates to MGSLAATIRFVTLNCRTLSSELQQASLARLLRYLCVPFVALQGTRFRDRPVIGIENYTIYCGDANEKKVDGCALAVKNDYNNLVEEFGSKSSRCAFVRLCTIAEDINSGS, encoded by the coding sequence ATGGGGTCTTTGGCAGcgaccattcgtttcgtcacgctgaactgccgaacgcTGTccagtgaactccaacaagcctcCCTAGCCAGGCTTctacgatatctctgtgtgccgttTGTTGCGCTGCAGGGAACACGCTtcagagatcggcccgtcatcggcatcgaaaattacaccatatactgcggagatgctaatgaaaagaaagtagatGGCTGCGCGTTAGCTGTGaagaacgattacaacaatctggtggaggaatttggctcaaagtcatctagatgcgcctttgtacgactttGTACGATCGCAGAGGAcataaactctggatcgtga